The following proteins are encoded in a genomic region of Triticum dicoccoides isolate Atlit2015 ecotype Zavitan chromosome 1B, WEW_v2.0, whole genome shotgun sequence:
- the LOC119349136 gene encoding heat stress transcription factor A-4d-like gives MEMDMEGGSQPQPQGASLSPAPFLIKTYEMVEDPATSRVVSWGPGGASFVVWNPPDFSLDLLPKYFKHNNFSSFIRQLNTYGFRKIDPERWEFANDDFIRGHMHLLKNIHRRKPVHSHSPQNQVNGPLAESERREYEEEISRLKHENGLLVAELQRQAQQQCGLSWLMQSLEDRLTAMEQRQADVVASVRDTLQRRRGGVHPGQETMMLELGPTDHFSKKRRVPTIGFFVEEPAEEQRVPHLRAMGGETPGMVMVNAEPFEKMELALVSMEKLVRRAGDYASSSEDMYNAAAAAAPSTDDPAHADLQAAPVETGANLQPSSPELAESPGYAVQSPMLLFPEIHEDKCNTTAEVDMSSEASTTDASQDETTAEAEAETGVPHEPAVANDLFWERFLTDTPKPLAVEESHGPEDDVKTGLDCYWFGHRNNVDQITEQMGHLASAQKT, from the exons ATGGAGATGGACATGGAGGGGGGCTCGCAGCCGCAGCCGCAGGGCGCCTCGCTCTCGCCGGCGCCGTTCCTGATCAAGACGTACGAGATGGTGGAGGACCCGGCGACCAGCCGCGTCGTGTCGTGGGGCCCCGGCGGCGCCAGCTTCGTGGTGTGGAACCCGCCGGACTTCTCCCTGGACCTGCTGCCCAAGTACTTCAAGCACAACAACTTCTCCAGCTTCATCCGGCAGCTCAACACCTAC GGTTTTCGGAAGATCGACCCGGAGCGATGGgagttcgcgaacgacgacttcatcAGGGGCCACATGCACCTCCTCAAGAACATCCACCGGCGCAAGCCGGTGCACAGCCACTCACCGCAGAACCAGGTGAACGGGCCGCTGGCGGAGTCGGAGAGGCGCGAGTACGAGGAGGAGATCAGCAGGCTCAAGCACGAGAACGGCCTGCTCGTGGCAGAGCTCCAGAGGCAGGCACAGCAGCAGTGCGGGCTCAGCTGGCTGATGCAGTCGCTGGAGGACCGGCTGACGGCGATGGAGCAGCGGCAGGCGGACGTCGTGGCCTCCGTGCGCGACACCCTGCAGAGGAGACGGGGCGGCGTTCATCCAGGGCAGGAGACCATGATGCTGGAACTGGGGCCGACGGACCATTTCAGCAAGAAGAGGAGGGTTCCGACGATCGGTTTCTTCGTCGAGGAGCCCGCCGAGGAGCAGCGGGTGCCGCATCTGCGGGCGATGGGTGGTGAGACGCCGGGCATGGTCATGGTGAACGCCGAGCCCTTTGAGAAGATGGAGCTGGCCCTGGTCTCCATGGAGAAGCTCGTCCGGAGGGCCGGCGACTATGCGTCGTCCTCTGAAGACATgtacaacgccgccgccgccgctgcgcccAGCACCGATGATCCGGCTCATGCAGATCTGCAGGCGGCGCCAGTGGAGACCGGAGCAAATCTTCAGCCGTCTTCACCGGAGCTAGCGGAGTCTCCGGGTTACGCTGTCCAGAGTCCAATGCTACTATTCCCAGAAATTCACGAAGACAAGTGCAATACAACGGCCGAAGTCGACATGAGCTCCGAGGCCAGCACCACAGACGCTTCGCAGGACGAGACGACCGCCGAGGCCGAGGCCGAGACCGGAGTTCCCCATGAACCGGCCGTGGCGAACGATCTGTTCTGGGAGCGGTTTCTCACGGACACGCCCAAGCCGCTAGCCGTCGAGGAAAGCCATGGACCCGAGGACGATGTGAAGACCGGCCTAGACTGCTACTGGTTCGGTCACCGGAACAACGTTGATCAGATCACCGAGCAGATGGGGCACCTCGCTTCTGCTCAGAAGACCTGA